TCAATCCGACATCTACATCCGCGGCGGCGGTTCTGAGCAAACCTTGATTCTGCTCAACGGCATTCGATTGAGCAATCCGCAAACCGGACACCACAATATGGATATCCCGGTCTCCCTGCTGGATATCGAACGCATCGAAGTGATCAAAGGACCGGGCTCAAAACTCTACGGTGCCAATGCCATGGCCGGCATCATCAACATTATCACCCGCAGCCCCGAAGAACGTCAGCTCAGTGCCGAAATCAAAGCCGGTGAGTACGACTACCTGGCCGAAAGCCTGCAGGCAAGCTTTGCCACCGGCCCGGTCAATCATCGCTTATCCGCCGGCCAGCAGTACTCCTCGGGCTTTGACAACGATGAACCCACCGGCTTCAACGTCAGGACGCTCAACTACCAGGGGGAAACCCGCTTCAACGATAACCGGCTTGATTTCGGTGCCGGCTACGTGGACAAAAAATTCGGTGCCAGTCGTTACTATTTTGACGCTCCGGACCAGAAGGAGCACACCCGTACGGTTGTTGGTCACGTTGCCCTGGAGAGCCATTGGCTGGACATCAACTGGCGCCCGCAATGGTCGGTCAACCGCCACGAAGATACCTACCGCTACCTGTACGGATCCACCTGGTATGAAAATAACAGTGACACCACGACCCACAATTTTCAGCTCACCGGCAACAGTCAAAACCGTTTCGGCCAGACCTCGTTTGGTCTCGGTTACGAGCGCGAAAAGATCGACAGTTCCAGCCTTGGCGACCATGACCGCAGCAACCGCAGCCTGTTTATCAACCACAAACTGCCTTTGGGCGAACGGGTGACCCTTGGTGGCGGGCTCAGTGCCGTGCACTATTCCGACTGGGGCTGGGAATACTGGCCGGGAATGGATGCCCTGGTCACGCTGACACCGCACCTGCGTTGGTTCAGCTCCGCGGCCAAGTCCTTTCGCATTCCGACCTATACCGAAATGTATTACAACACGCCGACCAATATCGGCGATCCGGATCTGGACGCTGAGGAAGCCTGGAGTTATGAAACCGGACTGCGCTGGCAGCAGAAACGGCTCACCATGAGTGCCAGCGTGTTTCGCCGTGATGCCGACAACCTCATCGACTGGGCACGCGTTTCCAGCAGTGATCCCTGGCAGGTACAAAACCTCAGCGAGACAACCACCACCGGGTTTGAATTCAACGCCGACGTACGTCGCCCCGTTGAAGCCCTGCCCTGGCTGAACCGTCTTGCGGTCGGCTACAGTTACCTGGATCGTGATGTGGATTCCAAAGGCCTGGAATCACGCTACACCCTCAACAACCTGCGCCACCAAGTGCATGGCACCCTCTACCTGACCTGGTTTCACACCGTAGAGCAAGTGATCAAAGCGCGCTGGCAGGAAC
This region of uncultured Desulfuromonas sp. genomic DNA includes:
- a CDS encoding TonB-dependent receptor; this encodes MLLQKLRYFFILSSILCALPVQATALEGTPLVLDPIVVTASRAPETLSQVVQSVEVIDRADIANSAADSVADLLEYVSGVDVRQRGMHGVQSDIYIRGGGSEQTLILLNGIRLSNPQTGHHNMDIPVSLLDIERIEVIKGPGSKLYGANAMAGIINIITRSPEERQLSAEIKAGEYDYLAESLQASFATGPVNHRLSAGQQYSSGFDNDEPTGFNVRTLNYQGETRFNDNRLDFGAGYVDKKFGASRYYFDAPDQKEHTRTVVGHVALESHWLDINWRPQWSVNRHEDTYRYLYGSTWYENNSDTTTHNFQLTGNSQNRFGQTSFGLGYEREKIDSSSLGDHDRSNRSLFINHKLPLGERVTLGGGLSAVHYSDWGWEYWPGMDALVTLTPHLRWFSSAAKSFRIPTYTEMYYNTPTNIGDPDLDAEEAWSYETGLRWQQKRLTMSASVFRRDADNLIDWARVSSSDPWQVQNLSETTTTGFEFNADVRRPVEALPWLNRLAVGYSYLDRDVDSKGLESRYTLNNLRHQVHGTLYLTWFHTVEQVIKARWQERLLGDSSWVMDTRLNYPLTDEVALSVEVSNLFDEDYIESGDAPMPGRWIMVGMRMEHSFLE